One part of the Aurantibacillus circumpalustris genome encodes these proteins:
- a CDS encoding glycosyltransferase family 4 protein: MKINIGIDLERLRNPNSGLGQFCKNLFENLLREEQNSELFSFYFPQGYSNFKQRTKNHTVNFLDKLIGVRNKNLQLFHCTHQDSHLFPKRIPTILTIHDLNFLEKYSSVKQQQKLKALQQKVSRAKGLTFISNFTKQLASRYLIFPDVPTKVIYNGNCLNTDLIPKRPEKLITGDYLFSIGIVNPKKNFHVLLPLIKSTNYNLVIAGNNSHEYVNQIKMLANEMEIDNRVVFLGPVTEEEKYWLYQNCKAFVFPSLSEGFGLPVIEAMSQGKPVFLSDKTSLSEVGGKHAYYWKNFDSTNMVEAFNDGIEDFESSKNKSQQLKEWALQFNWQKTARNYLDFYTEVYETLK; this comes from the coding sequence ATGAAAATTAATATAGGTATTGATTTAGAAAGGTTAAGAAATCCGAATAGCGGCTTAGGTCAATTTTGCAAAAATCTGTTTGAGAATCTTCTACGTGAAGAACAAAACAGCGAGCTTTTTTCTTTTTATTTTCCTCAAGGCTATTCTAATTTTAAACAGAGGACTAAAAATCACACGGTTAATTTTTTAGATAAATTAATTGGAGTTCGGAATAAAAACCTTCAACTCTTCCATTGCACACACCAGGACTCACATTTGTTTCCAAAACGTATTCCTACAATTCTAACAATTCATGATTTAAATTTTTTAGAAAAATATTCGAGTGTTAAACAACAACAAAAATTAAAAGCATTACAGCAAAAAGTAAGTAGGGCAAAAGGATTAACATTTATTTCCAACTTTACAAAACAATTAGCCTCTCGGTATTTAATTTTTCCAGATGTTCCAACTAAGGTAATTTATAATGGAAACTGTTTAAATACTGATCTTATTCCTAAAAGACCTGAAAAATTAATTACGGGTGACTATTTATTTTCAATTGGGATTGTAAATCCTAAAAAGAATTTTCACGTATTACTCCCCTTAATTAAATCGACTAATTATAATTTGGTAATTGCAGGAAACAACTCACATGAATATGTTAACCAGATTAAAATGTTAGCAAACGAAATGGAGATTGATAATAGAGTTGTTTTTTTAGGACCGGTAACTGAAGAAGAAAAATATTGGTTGTATCAAAATTGCAAAGCATTTGTTTTTCCATCCCTTTCTGAAGGATTTGGTTTACCAGTAATTGAAGCCATGAGCCAGGGAAAACCTGTTTTTCTTTCCGATAAAACATCTTTATCTGAAGTAGGAGGGAAACACGCTTATTATTGGAAAAACTTTGATTCAACAAATATGGTTGAAGCTTTTAACGATGGAATAGAGGATTTTGAGAGCTCTAAAAATAAATCACAGCAATTAAAAGAGTGGGCACTACAATTTAATTGGCAAAAAACAGCGCGTAATTATTTGGATTTTTATACCGAAGTTTATGAAACACTAAAATGA
- a CDS encoding glycosyltransferase family 2 protein has translation MIKLSVVIITFNEEKNIERCLLSVKEVADEIIVLDSFSTDSTPLICQKYNVKFFQHAFDGHIQQKNRAITFATNAYILSLDADEELDETLIGSIKAAKANFEKEGYYLSRLTNYCGHWVKYCGWYPDKKLRLFDNRKGRWTGINPHDKYELFAGDKNAGRLKGDILHYSYYSVQDHYKQVEYFTNIASKAYFKNGKGAPLFKLVVNPIAKFIDHYFLHLGLLDGKTGFLISKISAYATYLKYKKLRNLYKQKTITN, from the coding sequence GTGATAAAATTATCAGTGGTCATAATAACCTTTAATGAGGAAAAGAACATCGAACGTTGTCTGCTTTCAGTAAAAGAAGTGGCCGACGAGATTATCGTACTCGATTCGTTTAGTACAGATTCTACACCATTAATATGTCAAAAATACAATGTTAAGTTCTTTCAACACGCTTTTGACGGACACATTCAGCAAAAGAATAGAGCAATTACTTTTGCTACTAATGCCTATATTTTATCATTGGACGCCGATGAGGAACTAGATGAAACCTTAATAGGGTCCATTAAAGCAGCTAAAGCAAATTTTGAAAAAGAAGGTTATTATTTAAGCCGGCTCACGAATTATTGCGGACATTGGGTAAAATATTGCGGTTGGTACCCCGATAAAAAATTACGCTTATTTGATAATCGTAAAGGTCGTTGGACAGGAATTAACCCGCACGATAAATATGAATTGTTTGCCGGTGATAAAAATGCAGGGCGTTTAAAAGGAGATATTTTACATTATAGCTATTATTCTGTTCAAGATCATTACAAACAAGTGGAATACTTTACTAATATTGCTTCTAAGGCGTATTTTAAAAATGGAAAAGGAGCGCCTTTATTTAAATTAGTTGTTAATCCGATCGCAAAGTTTATCGATCACTACTTTTTACATTTAGGGCTTTTGGATGGAAAAACTGGATTTTTAATTTCAAAAATCTCCGCTTATGCAACCTATTTGAAATATAAAAAATTAAGAAATTTATACAAGCAAAAAACAATTACCAATTAG
- a CDS encoding nitrilase family protein, whose translation MKTTIIQTSLHWENREKNIAHFDNLISSIKERTNLIILPEMFTTGFSMNPEKVSEPSNGGTLKWLKQKAKEKNCVITGSVAVEEKGNYYNRLFWVNESGEYKTYDKRHLFRMAKEDTHYTAGSKKLIAKINDWNICPLVCYDLRFPVWSRNRFDLKGESRQSAVGSEQSGVGSWEYDVLIYVANWPEVRNYPWKQLLIARAIENQCYVIGVNRIGKDGNDFSHSGDSVVINPRGEIISVTKANEESIETVFLDKNYLEEFRTIFPVGLDSDFFELK comes from the coding sequence ATGAAAACTACAATTATACAAACTTCACTTCATTGGGAAAACCGTGAAAAAAATATCGCTCATTTTGACAATTTAATTTCTTCTATTAAAGAAAGGACAAACCTAATTATTCTACCAGAAATGTTTACAACTGGGTTTTCCATGAATCCGGAAAAAGTTTCTGAACCCTCAAATGGAGGAACTTTAAAGTGGTTAAAACAAAAAGCAAAAGAAAAAAACTGTGTAATAACAGGTAGTGTGGCAGTTGAAGAAAAAGGAAACTATTACAATCGTTTGTTTTGGGTAAATGAATCTGGAGAGTATAAAACATACGACAAGCGTCATTTATTTAGGATGGCAAAAGAAGACACGCATTATACTGCCGGATCTAAAAAGCTTATTGCTAAAATTAATGATTGGAATATTTGTCCATTAGTATGCTACGATTTACGCTTCCCTGTTTGGAGTAGAAATAGATTTGATTTAAAAGGAGAGAGTCGGCAGTCGGCAGTTGGCAGCGAGCAGTCAGGAGTGGGTAGTTGGGAGTACGATGTTTTAATTTATGTAGCTAATTGGCCGGAGGTTAGGAATTATCCATGGAAACAGTTATTGATTGCGCGTGCGATTGAAAATCAATGCTATGTTATAGGTGTTAATCGCATTGGCAAAGACGGCAATGATTTTTCTCATTCAGGTGACAGTGTTGTTATAAATCCGCGCGGAGAAATTATAAGTGTTACAAAAGCCAACGAAGAAAGTATAGAAACTGTTTTTTTGGATAAAAACTACCTTGAGGAGTTTAGAACAATCTTTCCAGTTGGTCTTGATTCGGATTTTTTCGAATTAAAATAA
- a CDS encoding tetratricopeptide repeat protein — translation MAVYSKFLFFGHISWDDPEMVFKNQAVKDFDLKFLFTNHFVGNYIPVTMMVHSFTWFIFENHTGGHHAVNILLHLLNGILIYSIGKHLFKNEVISNIGAIIFLLHPIQIESVAWISELKNVLSTTFYLAGILQYLNFIENESKKSYALCFLFFVLGCLSKSSTVVFPLSLICIDLIVRQKIIFKNFLNKIPFLVLSVLFGIINIKTQTADMFINHAHEFPYYQRVGFAGFAFVKYALLFLFPLNLSVIYPYPEIKTPVFMLGFFAIISLLSLLTFCIWKKKLNTSAVIVFIFVNLILVLQLMPFGEVLYADRYLYVPIIGLAWLFGMIISKIKTQVKFISILIILFFTVFTFARTNTWKSAIILYEDILKNYPDQFIALNSAGVECMFLNEDKKSLDYFDRATAIAPRNYKGFYNKGLLFLKNNKPELAIKSFNKSLELYDYGKAYTGRASAYYLLGDFSKAINDAQLALKTDVNNSKAHFVLANCYNDLNQLDEAMYEYNKSIELNKNEPDFYFKRAITFGKKQDFISCLNDLIVCTSIRPDYYEAYYWKGVAKINLKQNPCEDLKIAAQHNFEPAVNAFNKYCR, via the coding sequence ATGGCAGTATATTCTAAATTTTTGTTTTTTGGTCATATTAGTTGGGATGATCCTGAAATGGTGTTTAAAAATCAAGCTGTTAAAGACTTTGATCTTAAATTTTTATTTACAAATCACTTTGTGGGGAATTATATTCCCGTGACAATGATGGTGCATTCTTTTACCTGGTTTATTTTTGAAAATCATACCGGCGGACATCACGCTGTAAATATTTTACTTCATCTTTTAAATGGCATACTAATTTATTCAATAGGAAAACACTTGTTTAAAAACGAGGTGATCAGCAATATTGGCGCCATTATTTTTTTGCTTCACCCTATACAAATTGAGTCTGTTGCCTGGATAAGTGAATTAAAAAATGTGCTTTCGACTACTTTTTATTTAGCAGGTATTTTACAGTATTTAAACTTTATAGAAAATGAATCTAAGAAAAGCTACGCTCTTTGTTTTTTATTTTTTGTTTTAGGTTGTTTGAGTAAATCTTCAACTGTTGTTTTTCCATTGAGTTTAATATGTATTGATTTAATCGTTCGGCAAAAAATAATATTTAAAAACTTTTTAAATAAGATTCCTTTTTTAGTGCTTTCTGTTTTGTTTGGAATAATAAATATTAAAACACAAACGGCTGATATGTTTATTAATCATGCGCACGAATTCCCGTACTATCAGAGGGTTGGTTTTGCTGGCTTTGCGTTTGTTAAATATGCCCTACTCTTTTTATTTCCGTTAAACTTAAGTGTCATTTATCCCTATCCTGAAATTAAGACACCTGTGTTTATGCTAGGTTTCTTTGCAATTATAAGTCTTTTAAGCTTGTTAACATTCTGCATTTGGAAAAAGAAATTAAATACCAGCGCAGTGATAGTTTTTATATTCGTGAATTTGATTCTCGTGTTACAACTAATGCCCTTTGGAGAAGTGCTTTATGCAGACAGGTATTTGTACGTTCCTATCATAGGTTTAGCTTGGCTTTTTGGAATGATTATTTCAAAAATAAAAACCCAAGTTAAATTTATTAGCATTTTAATTATTTTGTTTTTTACGGTATTTACATTTGCGAGAACAAACACTTGGAAAAGCGCCATTATTCTTTATGAAGACATTCTTAAGAATTATCCAGATCAATTTATTGCCTTGAATAGTGCTGGAGTTGAATGTATGTTTCTAAACGAAGATAAAAAATCTTTAGACTACTTTGATAGGGCAACTGCCATAGCACCGCGCAACTACAAAGGTTTTTATAACAAAGGCTTACTCTTTTTAAAAAACAATAAGCCAGAGCTTGCAATTAAAAGTTTTAATAAAAGCCTAGAACTTTATGATTACGGAAAAGCCTATACTGGAAGGGCTTCGGCTTACTATCTTTTAGGAGACTTTTCAAAAGCAATTAATGACGCGCAATTAGCATTAAAAACAGATGTAAATAATTCAAAGGCGCATTTTGTTTTGGCAAATTGCTATAACGATCTCAATCAGCTTGATGAAGCAATGTATGAATACAATAAAAGTATTGAACTCAATAAAAACGAACCCGACTTTTATTTTAAACGCGCAATTACTTTTGGTAAAAAACAAGATTTTATTTCGTGCCTAAATGATTTAATTGTGTGCACGAGTATAAGGCCAGACTATTATGAAGCTTACTATTGGAAAGGTGTTGCGAAAATAAATTTAAAACAAAATCCTTGTGAAGATTTAAAAATAGCAGCACAACATAATTTTGAACCTGCCGTAAATGCATTCAATAAATATTGTCGCTAA
- the lipB gene encoding lipoyl(octanoyl) transferase LipB: MPANKTIIFQDLGVMDYKHCWDYQEELFNKTIQQKIANRNLPETEQTQTKNHLLFVEHPHVYTLGKSGDEKNLLLNEEALSEKAATYYKINRGGDITYHGPGQLVAYPILDLDNFFTDIHKYLRLLEETIILTLKEYGVESGRSAGETGVWLDAEDKTKARKICAMGVRCSRWVTMHGWGFNVNANLDYFNNIIPCGIQDKAVTSLNKELGKEVDMNEIKDKLKKNFTKLFGAHFFQK; encoded by the coding sequence ATGCCAGCAAACAAAACCATAATTTTCCAAGATCTTGGTGTAATGGACTACAAACACTGCTGGGATTATCAGGAGGAATTGTTTAATAAAACCATACAACAAAAAATCGCTAATAGAAATCTTCCTGAAACAGAACAAACACAAACCAAAAATCATTTATTATTTGTAGAACATCCGCATGTTTATACCCTTGGTAAAAGTGGTGATGAAAAAAATCTTCTTTTAAATGAAGAAGCTCTTTCAGAAAAAGCTGCAACTTATTATAAAATAAATCGGGGTGGCGATATTACTTATCATGGCCCGGGACAGTTAGTAGCTTACCCTATTTTAGATTTGGATAACTTTTTCACCGACATACATAAATATTTAAGATTACTTGAAGAAACAATTATTCTTACTTTAAAAGAGTATGGCGTTGAAAGTGGCAGAAGCGCAGGAGAAACTGGTGTATGGCTAGATGCAGAGGATAAAACAAAAGCTAGAAAAATTTGCGCCATGGGTGTGAGGTGCAGCAGATGGGTGACCATGCATGGCTGGGGGTTTAATGTAAATGCAAATTTAGATTACTTTAATAATATTATTCCTTGTGGAATTCAAGATAAGGCAGTAACTAGCTTAAATAAAGAACTTGGCAAAGAAGTGGATATGAATGAAATTAAAGACAAATTGAAAAAGAACTTTACAAAACTTTTTGGTGCCCATTTTTTTCAAAAGTAA
- a CDS encoding bifunctional phosphoglucose/phosphomannose isomerase, producing MKALVQNFTSQLKEAKNIADKAVISESKNIQNILISGLGGSGIGGTIISELIADSCTVPIIINKDYFLPAFVNENTLVIISSYSGNTEETLSAMQIAISKKAQVVCVTSGGKVLELAKQHQFDFIEIPGGKPPRACIGFGLIEMIQVLVAKGFADKKLFSDLEKSITLLDNENETIKSEAKKIADRLLNKFPILYSLGSCEGTVVRFRQQINENSKMLCGHHTFPEMNHNELVGWTTKNESIVVVTFHTSFDYARTKKRYEVCRPIFEKYSSGVIDIIAKGESKLEQFLYLINIGDWISCYIADLRGIDPVEVNVIDHLKKELSKF from the coding sequence ATGAAAGCACTTGTACAGAATTTCACTAGCCAGCTTAAAGAGGCGAAAAACATTGCAGATAAAGCGGTTATTTCTGAAAGCAAAAACATTCAAAATATATTAATCAGTGGCCTTGGTGGCTCAGGCATTGGCGGAACCATTATTTCTGAATTAATTGCCGATTCTTGTACTGTACCTATCATCATTAATAAGGATTATTTCTTGCCGGCTTTTGTAAATGAAAATACCCTTGTGATTATTTCAAGCTACTCTGGTAATACTGAAGAAACTTTAAGTGCTATGCAAATTGCTATTTCTAAAAAAGCACAAGTAGTTTGCGTTACAAGTGGTGGCAAGGTTTTAGAATTGGCGAAACAACATCAATTTGATTTTATTGAAATTCCTGGTGGAAAACCTCCTCGCGCGTGTATAGGTTTTGGTTTAATTGAAATGATTCAGGTTTTGGTTGCCAAAGGATTTGCTGATAAAAAACTATTCTCAGATCTAGAAAAAAGTATTACTCTTCTTGATAATGAAAATGAGACTATAAAATCAGAAGCAAAAAAAATAGCTGACCGTTTACTAAATAAATTTCCGATACTATATTCTTTGGGTAGTTGCGAAGGAACAGTAGTTCGTTTCAGACAACAAATAAACGAGAATAGTAAAATGCTTTGTGGGCATCACACTTTTCCGGAAATGAATCACAACGAGTTAGTTGGTTGGACAACTAAAAACGAAAGTATAGTTGTAGTTACTTTTCATACTTCGTTTGATTATGCGCGCACAAAAAAACGTTACGAAGTGTGTAGACCGATTTTCGAAAAATACTCAAGTGGGGTAATTGATATAATTGCGAAGGGTGAAAGTAAACTAGAGCAATTTCTTTATCTTATAAATATTGGTGATTGGATTAGCTGTTATATAGCTGATTTGAGAGGGATTGATCCTGTGGAAGTAAATGTGATTGATCATTTGAAGAAAGAGCTGTCGAAATTTTAA
- a CDS encoding NUDIX hydrolase: MAKKEQNTWVTLSSEIKYNNPWIKLTEHKVLNPAGNEGIYGVVDFKNMAIGVLPLDEDYNTWLVGQWRFPLKAYSWEIPEGGGPLGIDPLESAKRELKEETGLIAGKYTELGGIHTSNSVCNESGLLYLAQDLTLTEAEPEESEDLQLKKIPFEEAYQMVMDGRITDSLSMVAILKVKIMIEKGLI, translated from the coding sequence ATGGCGAAAAAAGAACAAAATACATGGGTAACCTTAAGTTCAGAAATTAAATACAATAATCCTTGGATTAAACTCACTGAACACAAGGTTCTAAATCCGGCCGGGAACGAAGGAATATATGGCGTTGTTGACTTTAAAAACATGGCCATTGGCGTTTTACCGCTTGACGAAGATTATAATACGTGGCTAGTCGGTCAGTGGCGTTTTCCATTAAAAGCTTATAGTTGGGAAATTCCTGAAGGAGGAGGGCCCTTGGGTATTGATCCATTGGAATCGGCCAAGAGGGAACTAAAGGAAGAAACCGGATTAATTGCAGGAAAATATACAGAATTAGGTGGGATTCATACTAGTAATTCGGTTTGTAATGAGTCTGGTCTACTTTATTTAGCACAAGATTTAACCTTAACAGAGGCTGAACCGGAAGAAAGCGAAGATCTTCAATTAAAAAAAATACCCTTTGAAGAAGCTTATCAAATGGTAATGGACGGAAGAATAACAGATTCTTTAAGTATGGTTGCCATTCTAAAAGTGAAAATAATGATCGAGAAAGGGCTTATTTAA
- a CDS encoding SDR family oxidoreductase — MIDFKDKVVWITGASSGIGEALAFEFAKLGARLILSARREDELKRVADLTKLPELDLMILPFDLSDTKNASGLTAQIINKFGRIDILVNNGGYSQRSEAMETSIDIDRQLMEVNYFSYVSLTKAVLPYMKRQKGGQLIIISSIAGKFGFFLRTSYSAAKHALHGFFDSLRLETEKYNIKTLIVCPGKIKTNVSNNAVTSSGEKHNEMDPSHENALSAEECAKQIITGIRKSKEEIYIGGKEILMVHIRRFFPKLFAKLVRKQNPY; from the coding sequence ATGATTGATTTTAAAGATAAAGTTGTTTGGATTACTGGCGCATCTTCCGGAATAGGGGAAGCCTTAGCATTTGAATTTGCAAAATTGGGAGCGCGATTAATTTTATCAGCAAGAAGAGAAGATGAATTAAAAAGGGTAGCAGATTTAACCAAATTACCCGAACTTGATTTGATGATTTTACCATTTGATTTGAGTGACACAAAAAACGCAAGTGGTTTAACAGCACAAATTATAAATAAGTTTGGTAGAATAGATATTCTCGTAAACAATGGTGGATATAGCCAACGTAGCGAAGCAATGGAAACCTCTATTGATATCGATAGACAGTTAATGGAAGTAAACTATTTTTCTTACGTGAGTTTAACTAAGGCAGTTCTACCATACATGAAGCGTCAAAAAGGCGGGCAGCTAATTATTATCAGCAGCATTGCAGGCAAATTTGGGTTCTTTTTAAGAACATCATATAGCGCTGCGAAACATGCATTACATGGTTTTTTTGATTCACTCCGTCTTGAAACAGAAAAGTATAACATCAAAACACTAATTGTATGCCCTGGAAAAATTAAAACTAACGTTTCTAACAATGCCGTTACTTCTTCTGGTGAAAAGCATAATGAAATGGATCCAAGTCACGAAAACGCACTGTCAGCAGAAGAATGTGCTAAACAAATCATTACTGGCATTCGGAAAAGCAAAGAAGAAATTTACATTGGTGGTAAAGAAATCTTAATGGTGCATATAAGACGCTTCTTTCCAAAATTGTTTGCAAAGCTCGTTAGGAAACAGAACCCTTATTAA
- a CDS encoding T9SS type A sorting domain-containing protein, producing MRLILLSFLSIVFTSFKCQVVNGYANITAISGTTLSVASVDETGHTFEDGDKVVIMQMQDNCIGSNTTNVSSFGDLASIQSAGLYEVLQISSHTEAAGLPVTIVLSTLPVNTYNFNSNSSVQLITFRNYGSPNYTTTSNMSAKAWNGTTGGVLAFQVTGTLTLAHNLSANGLGFRGGAASANYYAGGSGCLTTEYVRTSNHNRAALKGEGIYKTSTTDFLYARGHLLNGGGGGSEWINCGGGGGGNYTTGGVGGHGWSCAGPGGGGLGGVSFSTQISATRIFMGGGGGGGQQNDSQGSAGGNGGGIILVKAGSIVTQGACGGRLISANGNTVTGLTNDGQGGGGAAGSIVIQTGAFNIVGACALTISANGGGGGTVHTSAHAGGGGGAQGVVIYSVAQPTSNITTQVNNGSSGCNDSSSPCTNSAGAPTGTNNAGVITTTSAPLPINLVDFGASLNLESVAEIVWKTLSEKDNDFYELQRSEDGNDWSLICVKKGAGTTSQERIYTHKDDNILWDKTYYYRLRQVDFDKTYTYSPIISLNTKNKLSEDISIFPNPNNGKSILLTANNQTHTEIGITVFSALGQQVYKNRYTPDSNKSTFEIIPEYNLKIGVYLFSVEIKQKTYFQKLVVTE from the coding sequence ATGCGGTTAATTTTACTTTCTTTTTTAAGCATTGTATTCACTTCTTTTAAATGTCAGGTAGTGAATGGTTACGCCAACATAACTGCGATATCTGGCACTACTTTATCCGTTGCAAGTGTAGATGAAACTGGTCATACATTTGAAGATGGAGATAAAGTTGTAATCATGCAAATGCAAGATAATTGTATCGGTTCTAACACAACGAATGTTTCCTCTTTCGGTGACCTAGCTTCTATCCAATCAGCCGGTCTTTACGAGGTTTTACAAATTTCCTCGCATACCGAAGCGGCTGGTTTGCCGGTAACAATCGTTCTGTCGACTTTACCTGTAAATACATATAACTTTAATAGCAATTCGTCTGTTCAATTAATTACTTTTCGAAATTATGGTTCTCCAAATTATACAACCACGTCTAATATGTCGGCTAAGGCATGGAATGGAACAACAGGTGGAGTTTTGGCATTTCAGGTTACCGGTACTCTTACATTAGCACATAATTTAAGCGCTAATGGTCTAGGTTTTAGAGGAGGCGCAGCTTCTGCTAATTATTACGCAGGTGGCTCTGGATGTCTTACCACGGAATATGTCCGAACCAGTAATCATAATAGAGCAGCCCTTAAAGGGGAAGGTATTTACAAGACGTCAACAACAGATTTTTTATATGCGCGTGGTCATCTATTAAATGGCGGAGGTGGTGGAAGTGAATGGATTAATTGCGGCGGCGGCGGCGGCGGAAATTACACAACCGGAGGAGTTGGTGGACATGGTTGGTCCTGCGCGGGTCCGGGGGGTGGCGGCTTAGGAGGCGTTTCGTTTTCAACTCAAATTTCTGCTACACGTATTTTTATGGGTGGCGGTGGCGGTGGCGGTCAACAAAACGATTCTCAGGGTAGTGCAGGTGGAAATGGTGGTGGTATTATTTTGGTTAAAGCCGGAAGTATAGTTACGCAAGGCGCTTGTGGCGGTCGGCTGATTTCCGCGAATGGCAATACTGTAACAGGACTTACGAATGATGGGCAGGGCGGTGGTGGAGCCGCTGGCTCAATAGTTATTCAAACAGGTGCGTTTAATATTGTTGGCGCGTGCGCATTGACAATTTCCGCGAATGGCGGCGGCGGCGGTACAGTGCACACTTCAGCACATGCTGGCGGCGGCGGAGGCGCACAAGGCGTTGTAATATATTCAGTTGCACAACCAACTTCAAACATCACAACTCAGGTAAATAACGGTTCCTCTGGATGTAACGATAGCAGCAGTCCATGTACAAATTCTGCGGGAGCACCAACGGGTACGAATAACGCTGGAGTTATTACAACAACTTCTGCTCCGTTGCCAATTAATTTAGTGGACTTTGGCGCCTCTCTAAATTTAGAAAGTGTGGCAGAAATAGTTTGGAAAACTTTATCGGAAAAAGACAACGACTTTTATGAATTACAACGATCTGAGGATGGAAACGATTGGTCACTGATTTGTGTCAAAAAAGGTGCGGGAACTACGAGCCAAGAAAGAATCTATACTCATAAAGACGATAATATTTTATGGGATAAAACATATTATTATCGCTTGAGACAAGTCGATTTTGACAAAACGTATACTTACAGCCCAATAATTTCGCTAAATACTAAGAATAAACTTAGTGAAGATATTTCAATCTTTCCTAATCCAAATAATGGGAAAAGTATTCTATTAACCGCAAATAATCAAACCCATACAGAAATCGGGATTACAGTTTTTTCAGCATTAGGGCAGCAAGTATATAAAAATCGTTATACGCCAGATTCGAATAAATCAACTTTCGAAATTATACCAGAGTATAACCTCAAAATTGGTGTGTACTTGTTTAGTGTTGAGATAAAACAAAAAACATATTTTCAAAAACTTGTAGTTACTGAGTAA